Within Sphingobium sp. EP60837, the genomic segment ATCGGCGCTGATGCTGTCCAGCAGATTGCGGGACCGAGCGTCGGCGGGATCGCGCTTCAGCATCATCTCCAGCTTCTTGCGCGCGCCCGCTTCGTCGCCCTGGTCGAGCAGGGAAACGACATCGCCCAGTTCCTGCGCGTTGCTGACCTGCTGCACCATGGCGGGCCGCGGCGCGCTGTTGCCCGGTTTGGACGCGCAACCGGCAAGGCTGATCGCCACTATGGCGATCAGTGTTGGTGCGATAATCCTCATCGGGCGATCCTTGCGTGCGGGGCTGGTCTGCCGGGCGACGGCAGGGTTTTTGGGGTGAACAGGCGGGTAATGGCCTGGCGATCGCGGGCGAAGGCCAGGAAATCGCTTTCGGGCATCGGGCGGGCGAAATGGAACCCCTGGAACAGCTGACAGCCATGACGGCGCAGCCAGATCATTTCCTCCGGGCGCTCCACTCCTTCGGCCAGCACGTTGATGCCAAGGCCGCGGCCCAACGCGATGATGGACTGGCAGATCGCCTGGCAATCGCGCCGGCTGTCCACATCCGTCACGAACTCCCGGTCGATCTTGAGCTTGTCGAAGGACAGCTTCTTCAAATAGCTGAGGCTGGAATAGCCGGTGCCGAAATCGTCGATGGAGATCGCCACGCCCAGCGCCCTTAACCGCTCGAACAGAAGGGCGGCCGTACGGGAATCGGCCATGGCGATGGTCTCCGTGAGCTCCAGCTCCAGCAGGTGGGGCGGCAGGCCGTGACGGCTGAGCGTCCGTTCAACGAGGCGGTCAAAACCATCGCGTTCGAGCTGGCGGCCCGAAACGTTGACCGCGATCTTGACGGCGGGCAGGCCGGTCGCCGACCAACTACGCGTGGCGCGGCAGGCAGCGTCAAGGACCCATGTGCCAATCTCGTCCGCTAGTCCGGCCGCTTCGGCGAGCGGAATGAACTCGGCGGGCGAAACGAACCCGCGCGTTGGATGACGCCAGCGGATAAGGGCTTCCGCGCCGCAAACCGACTGGCTGCGCGCGTCGATGAAGGGTTGGAACCACAGCTCAAACTCGCCGCTGGTAATGGCGCGGCGCAGGTCCTGTTCCAGCGCGAAATCGTAGCCTGTCGCCTGCGATAGCGCGTCGGCCGGGCTAAGCGCGCCGCTGTGCCGCGCAGCCAGAGTGGAAAAGGCGCGGGAAAGCAGCTTTTCCGCCGGGGTGGCTGCAGGATCGCATAGCATATGGCCCATGCGGATGACGGGCAGCAGTTCCTCGCCGCCGATCAATATGCGGTCCTGCAGCGCATAGGTGATCGCCTGCAACGCGGGGGCCGCCTCATTTTCCGACGCACCGGCGAACCAGAGGGCGAAGTGTGCGCGATCGACATGCGCGGCGATCCGCGTCGTCCCTGCCATCCGGGTGATCCGCTGCGCGATCTCGGCGAGGACTTGATCGGCCTTTTCCGGGTCGATGGCGCTCAGCCGGTCGAAGTCGGCAAATTCGATGATGCCCAAAATGCCGGGACCCTCGCTCATCGCCTGGATCAGCCTTTCGCGGGTCGGCAGTCCCGATACGCCATGGCGCTGCACCAGGCGCTGGGCGATCGACCGGTTGGCGTCGATGAGTTTGAGGACCCGCCCATGGACGGCGCGCCCCATGGGACAGGAGCCTCCTACGCCAAGGGAACGTCCGAGGCGGATCAGCCAGAAGCCTTCTACCGCTAAATAGGCGAGCGCCGCTACGGATAGAATGATCAGGAGAGGCAGGGCCGCTTGGCGGAAGGCCAGCAAGCCGGCGGGCAAGGCGACGCACAAAAGGAGAGCCGCCAGCCAAAAGCCCGGCCGGATTTTCCTCTCCTGCACCCTGTGACCAATGCGCGGCATGCTCACCCTTTCAGGCGATGCAGTACCGGCAATTGTGAAACAGATGATTAAAGCAGCAGTCGTGATTGCCATGAACCGCCTGATCTGGATTAGGGATCAGGGTTTGAAAGTCTATCTATCGCTGGTTCGCGCCATCCTCGTCCTCGATCCGGTAGGACAGCCAGCGCAGCGCCATCCCCGCTATGGAGGTGAGCGTCCCGGCCACGAGGCACAGGGCGAGCATGGGATCGTGTGCGCGCTTTTCCACGACACGATGCCCAGCAGAATGACGCTCAGCGTCGATATGGCATATCCGGCGGCTTTTATCGCGGCGCTTTTGATCATTTCGCTTCGTTGAATGTTTTTCTAATCATTGCTGGTTCCGAACGACCAGCGGCAATGGACGAGAGACACATCATGGATCGCATCTTCACCGCCATAGCCACGCGCATCGCCTCTGCCGCGGGTCAACCGCTGAGCTTCGCGCTGGCGCTCGGGCTCATCCTCGTCTGGGGCCTTACCGGACCCGTCTTTCAATATTCCGATACCTGGCAGCTCATCATCAACACCGGCACGACCATCATCACCTTCCTGATGGTCTTCCTGATCCAGAACAGTCAAAACCGGGACGCGGCAGCGATGCAGGCGAAGCTGGATGAGGTGATCCGGGCGCTCGATTCAGCGCGCGAGCAGTTCATCGGCATCGAGCATCGCAGCGCGGGCGAGGTGGAGGAGATCCGCGCCGCGCTGGAAAAGGAGGTCGGTGAGGAGGAGGGGAAGGCTGCGACGGCCGACGACAGCGTCGAACATGTGCTGCGGCGGACTTGAGCCGCCCGCCTATCCGAACTGCTTGATCAGCGAGGCGGTCGCGCTGTCCGCCCCTGCCTCCGCCACGATCGCATAAGCGGCGCGGGCAACGACTTCGGCTGCGCTGAGCGCTGCGGGCATCGCGCTGCTGGCCGCCGGTTCGGCGGCGGTGCTGGCAGATGTCTCGGCCGCAGCGCTGCGCGAGAAGAAACCAGCCTCGGACAGCAAGCCATCGAGCGAATGTGATGGGGCCGACACTTGCCCGATGTTCGTCCGCGCCGGGGGCGGATAGACTAAAGCCAGCTCGGGCGCTGCCGTTATAGGGGATGGTACGGTCGCCGCGCCGCTGCTGGTCTCCCCCGAAGGCGCGGTCATAGGGGCAGGCGCTATGGGCTCGGCCGTCGTCGCTGGCGGGGTGGTTGCGGTGCTGCCGCTGGAATTTTTGGCATTCCAATTGGCCCAGGCGTTGCCGTTGCTGTTGATGCTGACCACGTAAATCTCCGACCGTCCCCGCGGCAAGCCTATCGCGAGACCTCATTCCAAGCGGTGAAGGGACAGGGTCAGCGCCCCGTTAATCATCCGGTAAGGCTTAGGCGCCCAGCCACCACAATATGCCGATCAGCGACAGGGAGGCGAGCGTCGTCGTCAGCATTACCGCCCATGCGCTCAGCTCCATCGCCCATCGGCCTGCCTTGCCCGCCAGCACGAAGCTGGACGCGCCGCACGGCATCGCTGCCATCAGGATCGCGACCTTCGCCCAGAGCGGCGGGATCGGCGGCAGCATCCACAGGATCGCGGCGGTGATTAACGGCTGGACCAGCAGCTTCAGCGCGACGACGCGGCCGATCGGCCCTGGCGTAGCGGTGCGGCGGGGAAGGGCGATGAAGATGCCTATGGCCGTCAGCGCGCACGGCGCCGTCGCCTGCGCCAATGTCGCCATCAACACGTCGGCCGGGCCGGTCAGCGGTAGGCCGAGCACCGACCAGATGCAGCCTGCGACCGACAGCAGGATCAACGGGCTGCGAACGGTCGATCGCGCGGCCAGCTTCAGGCCGGTGGTAATGCCGTGGCCCTGACTGGCCGTCACCTCGCTCATGACCAGCCCGACCGTGAAGACGATGGCGGAATAGATCAGCATCGTCACGGACACTGGCGCCACCGCCTCCGGACCCCAGGCCAGTGTCGCGACCGGCAGGCCGATGAAGCCCGTATTGCTAAAACAGGCGCATAGCGCTGCGATATTCGCGTTCGCGCCCGATCGCCCAAAGTGCCGCGCGATCGCGAAGGCAAGGCCATAAGTAGCCAGCGCGCCCAGGATCACGGCGGCGAACATGCCCGGCACGGCCAGGTTGCGCGGATCCATATGCGCGATCGATCGGAAGGTGAGGATCGGCAGCGTGATCGCGATGACGAAGCGGTTCAGCACCTCGAACGCGCGGTCGCCCAATATGTCGTATCGACCGCAAATATAGCCGATCAGGATCAATCCGAAGACCGGCATTAACGCGCCGAAGATCGTCACCGCCATGGAATATACTGCCCCCAGCATGGCGGCATTTGCTGCCGCACCGCTGCGTCCCCTATGCCAAGCTGTGGGCGACGAAAACGGCTTTTTGTGCAATCGTAGATACGCCAATGACAATCAGCGGCGGGTAGGATGCGATCAACGCTTAAATTGCGCGGCGCTCGTGTCGAAGCTGCGCTGCGCCGCTTCCGCAAGGGGCAGCTGGCGGAAGGCATCGGACAATATTTCAACGCCATAGGGACCATCATAGCCCGCCTCACCCAGGGCGCGGATGAAGCCAGGGATGTCGAACTCGCCCTCGCCGCATAGCTTGCGATGCCGCATCGTGTCTTCGGTGATGCTGTCCTGCATAGCCATCATGGCGTCGCACAGTTCGGCCGCGATGATGAAACGGCCGGGCACCTGCGCGACATCCGCCACAACGCCGCCGGCGCGCACGACATGCCATATATCGATCAGCAGCCCGCCATTGGGGGCGTTCGCCGCCGCCACCATCCCTAGCGCCGCCTCCAGATTGGGCAGGCTTGAAAATGGCAGCATCTCCAGCCCCACCATCAGCCCATGGCCCGCTGCTTCTTCGCACAACTCGGCAAATTCCGCCGCAAGATCGGCGTCTTGGGGATCGTCGGGCAGAAAGGGCGGCATGACCTTCACATGCCGAGCGCCCAGCGCATCGGCGGCGCGAAACAGCTGCGCGCGCGCTGCGTCCGACTGGGCCCGCCGTTGGCCCGCCGCGAACCAGTCTATCAGGAATTCCAGCTCGACCAGATGCTGCCCCGCATCGGCCAGGCGCTGCTTCAGCGCCGCATAGCCAAGGCCACGCTCCTGCCAGGCGATAAGGTCGCCTAGCCAAAAGCCGTTCCCCGCATAGCCTGCACGCGCCGCCGCCTCGATCCGTTGCTCTAGCGGAAAGCGGCCGAGATTGTCCGGCCGGTCCGGGCGCACATCACCTGCCGTCGTCCAGCAGGTAGCGATCAGCTGCGGCGCGCCCATCGGGCCGCTCCGCTCAATCCATCCGCGGCGGTTCGATCCCGGCGTTGCGGCAGGCATAGTCGAGCAGCGCCGAATAATCCTTCGTCGCATAGTCGCCCGCACGCGCGCCGCCGAACACGGCATGGGCAGCCGCACCCATGGGCAGGCCAACGCGATTTTCCGCCGCTGCGTTCATCGCAAGGCTCAGGTCCTTGAACGCCAGGTCGATGGTGAAGCCCGGCTCCACATCGCCCTTGAGCACCTTGTTCACCATCAGCACATGGAACTGGCCATTGCGCGCGGTGGTGTTGCCGGTGACATCATGGATGGTCTGGATGTCGAGGCCGAGCTTGGTGCCAAGCGCGATCGATTCGGCGACCACCTGCGCGGTGGACAGCAGCATGAAATTGTTGATCACCTTCATGCGGCTGCCCATGCCGGGCTTGCCACAACGGAAGATGTCGGTGCCCATGGCGTTCAACGCCGGTTCGACACGCGCGAAATCGGGGTCCTCAGCGCCCACCATGAACAAAGATTCGCCCCGCTCGGCATGCAGCGCCAGGCGGCCGATGGGCGCATCGACAAAGGCGATGCCCTTGGCGCGGCAGGCTTCCGCCACGCGATCGGTGCCCTTGGCGTCGATGGTGGACAGGTCCATCAGCAATGCGCCAGCGTCGATATTCGCCAGCACGCCATCTTCACCCAGCACCACCGCCTCGACATGCTGCGTCGCGGGCAGGACGGTGATGACGATGTCCTGGCCGCGGCTGGCTTCGGCGACATTCGCCGCCTTCTTCGCGCCCAGCTCGGCAACCGTGCTCATCTTCGCGTCGTCAATGTCATAGACCGTCACCGCAAAGCCCTTGCGCTGCAGGTTCGATGACATGGGCAGGCCCATCGCGCCCAGGCCGATGAAGCCGATCTTGGTGGTCATTGTTTCTTCCTCTCAATGCCGTCTGCGCTTGCGCGACGATTCAAAAAAATCAGTGAAGTTTTTCCGCGACAACGCCCGCTTCCACAAGCGCGGTGATCTGACCTTCGGACAATCCCAGAACATCGGTCAGCACCGAACGCGTATCTTCACCCGAACGCGGTGGCGCACGGCGATAGTCGGCGGGCGTCTTGGAAAATTTCCCCGGATAGCCCAGCACCTTGACCGGCGTGCCGTCCGACCGGAGCATGTCCTTGATGACGCCGCGCGCAACGACATGCTCGTCGGCCAATATGTCGGGGATTTCGTTGACGCGTCCGCCCGGCAACTTGGCTGCTTCCATCGCCGCGATCAGATCGTCCGATTTCCATTTTGCGATGGCAGGCCGCATCTCGTCCTGCAACGCCTTGCGGTTGGGCGAGCGATGGCCATTGTCGATGAAGCGCGGATCGTCGGGCAGGTCGGGGCGGCCGATCAGTTCGCAGAAGCTGCGGAACTGCCGGTCATTGCCCAGCGCCACCAATATGTCGCCATCGGAACAGGAGAAATCCTGATAGGGCACGGTATTGGGGTGTTCATTGCCCAGCCGGCGGGGGATCATGCCGCCGTTCAGATAGTTGGAAGCCTGGTTGGCGAGCAGCGACACCTGCGTGTCCAGCAGCGCCATGTCGATATGCTGGCCTTCCCCAGTGCGGTCGCGATGCGCGAGCGCGGCGAGGATGGAAATGGCCGAATAAAGGCCCGTCACCAGATCGCTGATCGGAATGCCGACCTTCATCGGGCCGCCGCCTGCCTCATCGTCGGGACGGCCGGTGATCGACATGAGACCGCTCATCCCCTGGATCAGGAAGTCATAGCCGCCCCGATCCTTATAGGGGCCATCCTGGCCAAAGCCGGTGATCGAACAATAGATGAGCTTCGGATTGATCTTGGACAGAGAGGCGTAGTCGAGGCCATATTTGTTGAGCCCGTCGACACGGAAATTCTCCACGACGATGTCCGCGTCTAGCGCGATCTGCCGGATCAACTCCGCGCCGCGCGGGTCGGCGAGGTTGATCGCGACCGACTGCTTGTTGCGGTTGGCGCACAGATAATAGGCCGCGTCCTTGGACCCGTCGTCGAGGAAAGGAGGTCCCCAGCGGCGCGTGTCGTCGCCCTGTCCGGGCTGTTCGATCTTGATGACCTCCGCGCCCAGGTCGCCCAATATTTGCGTCGTCCACGGTCCGGCCAGCACGCGGGACAGATCGAGGACTTTGATCCCGGCGAGCGGCCCGGTGGGCGTCTGCTTGTCGCTCACTTGTTCTGGAACTCCGGCGCGCGCTTGCCGAGGAAGGCGGCGATCGCTTCATGATGGTCTTCGGTATAATGGGCGAGCGACTGATAACCCGCCGCCATTTCCAGCAGCGTTGGCAGCTTCATGTCCGCCCCTTCGCGCATCAGCCGCTTGGCCATCCGGGTGGCGTGGCCCGGATTAGCGGCGATCTTGCCCGCCAGTTCCAGCGCCCGGTCCATCAGCTTGTCGGCGGGCAGCACTTCGGCGACCAGGCCATATTCCAGCGCGGTCGCGGCGTTGATCGCTTCGCCGGTCAGCGTCATGATATTGGCGCGCTGCGGCCCGATCAGGCGCGGCAACAACCATCCGCCGCCACCGCCCGGAATGATGCCGAGCTTCACATAGCTTTCCGCCACGACGGCCGTGTCCGCCATCAGGCGGATGTCGCACATGCAGGAAATGTCGAGGCCCAGGCCGATCGCCGGGCCGTTGATCGCGGCGATGATGGGCACTTCCAGTTCGTGGATCGCCGGTCCGATCATCTGCACGCTGGTGCGGTAGGAATTCCGGATCTCATAGGGCGAGCCGCCGAACATGCCCGATCGTTCGGCCATATATTTGACGTTGCCGCCCGCGCTGAACGCCTTGCCATTGCCGGTCAGGACGATCGCCCGAACCGATGTGTCGCGCACCATGTGGCGGCAGAAATCGACGATTTCCTCGCTATGCGCGACCTCGGTGATGGTGTTGCGTTCATCGGGGCGGTTGAAACGGGCGATGACGACGGGGCCGTCGCGCTCGACGAGAAGGAACGGTTCCAAGCGGACTCTCCCAATGCAGGATGAAATGACGGGGCACGCTAGGCGCGCGCCCTGCGCCAAGCTAATATTGATTTTCGTTTATCCGATATATGGAAGCTATCATGGAACTGCGTCAGCTTCGCTACTTTGTCATGCTGGCCGAAACGGGCAATTTCCACCGTGCGGCCGAGCGGCTGAATATGTCGCAGCCGCCGCTGACGGTCGCCATCCGCAAGCTGGAGGACGAATTGGGCGCGGCGCTGTTCGTGCGAAGTGCGCGGGGCGTGACGCTGACGGCGGCGGGCCGCGCCTCGCTGGAGATGGCGCGGGCTACGCTGGCGCAGGCCGATCGCTTTCGGGAAGCCGCGCGAGAAGGGGCTGCTGGGGAAAGGGGGCGGCTGCGCGTTGGCTTTGTCGGCTCGGCGACCTTCGAACTGCTGCCGCGCCTCATTACGGAATATCGCCGACGCTATCCTGCCGTCGAACTGGTGCTGGAGGAAGCGACAAGCATGGAAATCGCGCGCAAGCTGGCTGCGGGCGAATTGGACGTTGGGCTGGTGCGCCTGCCGCTGCTTCAGATCGCGGCCGTGGACACGCAGGTGATCGACCCGGACGAACTATATGCCGCGCTCCCAGAGGGCAGCCCCTTCGCCGACGCGGAAAGCGTGGAGTTGAGCGATCTCGCCGCGCAGCCCTTCATCCTGCAAAGCCGCATCAGCGTGCTGCATTCGATCACGCTGACCGCCTGCCAAAAGGCGGGGTTCATGCCCATCGTCGCGCAGGAAGCCGCGCAGCTCAGCGCCGTTCTCGCCCTCGTCCGCTCGGGCCTCGGCGTGGCGCTCGTCCCTTCCCGCGCCGCAGGATCGGTTCCGCAGGGCGTCCGCCTGGTCCACCTCGCCAGCCCGGTGCCCGTCCTGACCGGCGTCGCCCTGCCGCGCGACACGCCCAGCCCGCTCGCTCAAAACTTCGCCGCGATCGCATCCAATAGCGACTAACTATCAAATTGCGCCAATTCGATATTGGACACTTCTCCCGCAAAACGCGATCAGTTCGCCACTTCATTGATGGTTTCACGAGGCCGGCTTGTTCGAAACATTGACCCTTTCCGCCCTGCCGCCCGAGGATGAGGCGATCCGCCCCGCCCTGCGCGCTCTGATCGACGAAGCCATCGCCGAGCTGCCCGTCAGCCGCCGCGCTCGCTCCTGGCAGGGTTTCGACGCCTCTTTCAGCCGAAAATTGGGCCAGGCCGGCTATCTCGGCCTGTCTCTGCCCAAGGAATATGGTGGCATGGGTCGCGGCCCCTTCACCCGCTTCGTTGTGGTGGAAGAACTGCTGTCGGCTGGCGCTCCCGTCGCCGGGCACTGGATCGCCGACCGCCAGAGCGGCCCGCTGATCCTGCATTACGGCACGGAGGAACAGCGCCGCTTTTACCTGCCCCGCATCTCGAAGGGCGAAGCGCTCTTCTGCATCGGCATGAGCGAGCCAGGCTCCGGTTCAGACCTCGCCAGCGTCCGCACCCGCGCCGAACAGCAGGCAGACGGTAGTTGGCTGCTCAACGGCCAGAAGATCTGGACCACCAACGCGATGCATGGCGATTATATGATCGCCTTGGTGCGCACATCGGGCACCAGCGCCGACCGGCAACAGGGCCTGTCCCAGCTGATCGTCGATCTCAAAGCGCCCGGCGTCATTATCCGTCCGATCGTTGACCTGACCGGCGACGCGCATTTCGCCGAAGTCTTTTTCGAAGATGTTCGTCTCGCCCCCGACGCCCTGATCGGTTCGGAAGGGCAGGGGTGGAAGCAGGTGACCGCGGAGCTTGCGTTCGAGCGCAGCGGACCGGAGCGCATTTATTCCTCCGTAGTGTTAATCGATGCCTGGGTGCGTCATCTCGAAGCGGTTGGGCGGAAGGACAGCGCCACGCTGCGCCTCGTCGGATCCCTGATGGCGCAGCAGGCGGTGCTGCGCGAAATGTCGCTCGCCGTGACCGCGCGGTTGGTGGCGGGCGAGAGCCCGGTTGTCGAAGCCTCGCTGATGAAGGATCTCGGCACCAGTTTCGAGCAGGCGGTGCCCCAGCTGATCGGGGATGACCTGGCTGCCAACCCGGATGAGCCGGTCGATCCGGAACTCTACCGCACCTTACTTTATGTGACCTATGCCGCGCCCAGCTTCTCGCTGCGCGGCGGCACGCGTGAAATCCTGCGCGGCATCATCGCCCGCGGCCTTGGCCTGCGCTGAAGGGAGCCACTCCATGGACATGTCCGAACTGATCGATCCCTTCGCCCGCTTGATCGAAGATATCTGCACCCCCGCCGCGATCCGCGAGATTGAACAGGGCGGCGATACCGCAGCGATGTGGAAGGCTTTCCTGGAATCCGGCTTCCTTGACGCCTTGGTCGCCGAGGAATCCGGCGGCGCTGGCCTGTCGCTGAGCGACGCCGCCTCGCTGATCGCGCTGCTCGGCCGCCATGCCGTGCCGCTGCCGGTCGGCGATACGATGGTCGCCCGCGCGCTGCTCGCCGCTGCTGGCGTCGAAGCGCCCGAAGGGCCGATCGCCATCGCCACCGGCGCGGGCGCTGCGCCTTTCGCCGCCGTGGCTACCCACATCCTCTCCGGCGCGCCCGACGCGCCGGTAGTGACGCCAGCGAACGTCGAACCGACGGGCGTGCCACATGACGGCGGGGCCTATGTGAGCGGGCTCGACGGCAAGGCCCTGCGCCCGATCGCTGCCGCGCTGCGCGCGCTGCTGATCTCCGGTGCGGCGGAGCGCGTGATGGAAATGACCGTCGCCTACGCCAATGAACGCGTCCAGTTCGGCAAGCCGATCGGCAAGCAGCAGGCCGTGCAGCAGCAGCTGTCCGTCCTCGCCGAGCAGGCCGTCGCCGCTCGCATCGCCGCCGCGATCGGCGCTCGGGCGGGGTTGCGGCCGAAGCTCGTGGACGCTGCCATCGCAAAGCATGGCACGAGCCTTGCCGCAGGACAGATCGCCGCAATCGCTCATGCCGTCCATGGTGCGATCGGCATTAGCGAGGAATATGACCTGCAACTGTTGACCCGCCGTCTGCATGGCTGGCGCCTGGCGGACGGATCGGAAGGCTATTGGGCTGGGGTGCTTGGGGAGTTGCGCATGGCGGAGCCTGCCAAGCCAACTGCTGATTTCATTCGGGGCGCCTGATCGCAAGCTCCCGACGCAAGGGGTTGTCGCGTGTTGGTCTAGGGCGCTAAGAGGCGCAGCCAGCAGCCCTGGGCTGCGCCCTAACAGATGATCCGTGCGGCGCAGCGCTTGAGGTAGAGGACCATAATCGCATGACCATTTCGACGCCCTATCCCATCATCGACGGTCAGGAACGCAAGCAGGGTTCGCTCGGGACGATGCCGCTGGTCAATCCCTCGACCGAGGAAGTGATCGCGAACATCCCGAATTGCGGCGCGGAAGAAGCGCTTGAGGCTGCGCGCCTGTCGGTTGAGGGCTTTGCGCAATGGTCGGCGATGGCGCCTTTCGACCGCAGCAAAATCATGCGCCGCGCCGCCGACCAGATGCGCGCCGAGGTTGAAGAAGCCGCTGCCGAGATGACTCGCGAGAGCGGCAAGCCGCTGGTGCAGGCGCGGGGCGAATGGATGGCGTCGGCCGATCTGCTCGATTGGTTTGCCGAAGAAGGACGCCGCGCCTATGGCCGCCTGATCCCCACCCGGGCGAGCGACATGCGTTGGGCCGTGCACCGTCGCCCGGTCGGCCCGGTCGCTGCCTTCACGCCCTGGAATTTCCCCGCCTGGACGGTGATGCAGAAGGTTGCCCCGGCGCTGGCCGCTGGCTGTTCGGTAGTCCTGAAATGTGCGGAGGAGACTCCAAGCTCTGGCTGGCGCATCGTCGGCGCCCTGCTCGCCGCCGGTCTCCCCCCGCGCGCGTTGAGCGTCATTTGGGGCGACGCGCCCGCAATCTCTGCTGCGCTCTGCGCCGCGCCCGAAATTCACAAGGTGACGCTGACCGGCTCGACCCGCGTCGGCCGCATTCTGGCGAGCGCCGCCGGGCAGCACCTTAAGAAGGTGACGATGGAGTTGGGTGGCCATAATCCGGTGATCATCGCGCGGGATGTGGACTTGAACACGGTTGTGCCGCTGGCGGCCGAGTTCAAGTTCCGCAACGGCGGCCAGGTATGCGTGTCGCCGACCCGCTTCCTCGTCGAAAAGCCGATCTATGCCGAGTTCGTCGCGGGCGTCGCCGAAGCGGCAAGCAAGCTGCGCGTCGGCGACGGTATGGATGCGGACACGCAGATGGGTCCGCTCGCCACCGCGGGGCAGCTGTCAAAGATCGAGGCATTGGCCGCCGACGCCGTGCAGCGTGGCGCAAAGATCGAAACGGGTGGATCGCGGATCGGCAACCGCGGCTATTTCTTCCAGCCGACCGTGCTGTCGGGCATGACGCCTGAAATGGATGCGATGAACGAGGAACCCTTCGGCCCGCTGATGCTAGTGATGCCGGTCGATGACATCGACGCCGCGCTGACCGAAGCCAATCGTCTGCCCTATGGTCTGGCTTCCTATGCCTTCACCAACAGTCTGAGCACGGAGCGCAAGATCTCAGAGCGCATCAATGCAGGCATGCTGGGCCTCAACCATTATGCCATGGCGATGCCCGAAACGCCCTTCGGCGGCGTGGGCGACAGCGGCATGGGCTCCGAAGGTGGTATCGAAGGCATGGACGCCTATCTGCGCCCCTTCTTGGTGACGGCGAAGATCGTCTGAACATCAATCAGCCGCTATAATAGACTTACGTCGGCCCTCCTCCGCCTCCTGACAAGGAGGTGAAGGATAAGCTACTTGGCGCGGCATCTTTCGCCGCCGCCTTCGCATCAGGAAATCGTCAGTTGTTCCGCGCGCCTTCCTGCATGGGAGTGCGGGGATCCTTTACGCATGTCCGTTTGACGTCTTTCGCTATAATCGGCTTGACTAGGAAACTGATAAGTTTACCAACGAGACAAAGAAAGATGAGGAGGAGAGGACGTCATGAGCGATTCTCAAGTTTTGGGTGCGAGCCCTAGCCCAGCGCTTCCGGCCACAATGCCGCTGGCCCGCGTGCATGGTGCGGGGGACATGCGCATCGACCAGGTGGAAGTGCCAGCAATCGGGCCGTATGATGTACTGGTGCGCGTGGGCGCAACGGGTGTTTGCGGCAGCGACCTCGGCTATGTCGCCGCAGGGAATATGGGCGGTGCGCCACTTACTGAACCTTTGCCGCTTGGACATGAATTTGCCGGCATCGTCGAGCAGGTAGGAGCCGAGGTGCGCGACATAGCGCCGGGTCAACGCTGCGCCGTCAACCCCGATAGCGGGCTTATCGGCGGTGGCGGGCCGGGCGCGTTCGCCCCGTTCATCCTGGTGGAGAATGCGCGCGTCGGCTTGGAAATTTGTCCCATCCCAGACAGTCTGCTGCTGGAAAAAGCCGCTCTGGCAGAACCATTGTCGGTGGCGATGCACGGCCTGAACATCGGCCGGGTTGAGCCGGGGGATAAGGTTGTGGTTCTGGGCGCGGGTCCAATCGGCCTATGTACCGTCATCTGC encodes:
- a CDS encoding AEC family transporter, giving the protein MLGAVYSMAVTIFGALMPVFGLILIGYICGRYDILGDRAFEVLNRFVIAITLPILTFRSIAHMDPRNLAVPGMFAAVILGALATYGLAFAIARHFGRSGANANIAALCACFSNTGFIGLPVATLAWGPEAVAPVSVTMLIYSAIVFTVGLVMSEVTASQGHGITTGLKLAARSTVRSPLILLSVAGCIWSVLGLPLTGPADVLMATLAQATAPCALTAIGIFIALPRRTATPGPIGRVVALKLLVQPLITAAILWMLPPIPPLWAKVAILMAAMPCGASSFVLAGKAGRWAMELSAWAVMLTTTLASLSLIGILWWLGA
- a CDS encoding sugar phosphate isomerase/epimerase family protein; this translates as MGAPQLIATCWTTAGDVRPDRPDNLGRFPLEQRIEAAARAGYAGNGFWLGDLIAWQERGLGYAALKQRLADAGQHLVELEFLIDWFAAGQRRAQSDAARAQLFRAADALGARHVKVMPPFLPDDPQDADLAAEFAELCEEAAGHGLMVGLEMLPFSSLPNLEAALGMVAAANAPNGGLLIDIWHVVRAGGVVADVAQVPGRFIIAAELCDAMMAMQDSITEDTMRHRKLCGEGEFDIPGFIRALGEAGYDGPYGVEILSDAFRQLPLAEAAQRSFDTSAAQFKR
- a CDS encoding CaiB/BaiF CoA transferase family protein, which translates into the protein MSDKQTPTGPLAGIKVLDLSRVLAGPWTTQILGDLGAEVIKIEQPGQGDDTRRWGPPFLDDGSKDAAYYLCANRNKQSVAINLADPRGAELIRQIALDADIVVENFRVDGLNKYGLDYASLSKINPKLIYCSITGFGQDGPYKDRGGYDFLIQGMSGLMSITGRPDDEAGGGPMKVGIPISDLVTGLYSAISILAALAHRDRTGEGQHIDMALLDTQVSLLANQASNYLNGGMIPRRLGNEHPNTVPYQDFSCSDGDILVALGNDRQFRSFCELIGRPDLPDDPRFIDNGHRSPNRKALQDEMRPAIAKWKSDDLIAAMEAAKLPGGRVNEIPDILADEHVVARGVIKDMLRSDGTPVKVLGYPGKFSKTPADYRRAPPRSGEDTRSVLTDVLGLSEGQITALVEAGVVAEKLH
- a CDS encoding putative bifunctional diguanylate cyclase/phosphodiesterase — its product is MPRIGHRVQERKIRPGFWLAALLLCVALPAGLLAFRQAALPLLIILSVAALAYLAVEGFWLIRLGRSLGVGGSCPMGRAVHGRVLKLIDANRSIAQRLVQRHGVSGLPTRERLIQAMSEGPGILGIIEFADFDRLSAIDPEKADQVLAEIAQRITRMAGTTRIAAHVDRAHFALWFAGASENEAAPALQAITYALQDRILIGGEELLPVIRMGHMLCDPAATPAEKLLSRAFSTLAARHSGALSPADALSQATGYDFALEQDLRRAITSGEFELWFQPFIDARSQSVCGAEALIRWRHPTRGFVSPAEFIPLAEAAGLADEIGTWVLDAACRATRSWSATGLPAVKIAVNVSGRQLERDGFDRLVERTLSRHGLPPHLLELELTETIAMADSRTAALLFERLRALGVAISIDDFGTGYSSLSYLKKLSFDKLKIDREFVTDVDSRRDCQAICQSIIALGRGLGINVLAEGVERPEEMIWLRRHGCQLFQGFHFARPMPESDFLAFARDRQAITRLFTPKTLPSPGRPAPHARIAR
- a CDS encoding NAD(P)-dependent oxidoreductase gives rise to the protein MTTKIGFIGLGAMGLPMSSNLQRKGFAVTVYDIDDAKMSTVAELGAKKAANVAEASRGQDIVITVLPATQHVEAVVLGEDGVLANIDAGALLMDLSTIDAKGTDRVAEACRAKGIAFVDAPIGRLALHAERGESLFMVGAEDPDFARVEPALNAMGTDIFRCGKPGMGSRMKVINNFMLLSTAQVVAESIALGTKLGLDIQTIHDVTGNTTARNGQFHVLMVNKVLKGDVEPGFTIDLAFKDLSLAMNAAAENRVGLPMGAAAHAVFGGARAGDYATKDYSALLDYACRNAGIEPPRMD
- a CDS encoding low affinity iron permease family protein; amino-acid sequence: MDRIFTAIATRIASAAGQPLSFALALGLILVWGLTGPVFQYSDTWQLIINTGTTIITFLMVFLIQNSQNRDAAAMQAKLDEVIRALDSAREQFIGIEHRSAGEVEEIRAALEKEVGEEEGKAATADDSVEHVLRRT